In one window of Fibrobacter sp. UBA4297 DNA:
- a CDS encoding glycoside hydrolase family 5 protein, with amino-acid sequence MAYSKFFGIACGVAMLAGSVSAATLPTAKEVQAKMGLGFNIGNSMEVPNNPTAWGNPFPTQALLDSVKAAGFNTVRIPCAWDSHTSGGKVTETWLDSVKTVVDYAMRAGLYTILNIHHEGEGGWFQSNIGTSVNSNIDNKMKTYWTQIANKFKDYNERLLFAGANEPGPNVNTWTSQHVSTLMHYYQTFIDAVRATGGNNETRTLIIQGLNTDIDKSVKSAPVSTFPKDKVEGRLMFEVHYYDPYQYTLMTSQQDWGASEPIQPQYYYGDYTKASEPKRNAGYNAWAGSVDSKLGSIVHPQEQFAKMKTNYVDKGYPVIVGEFGANVRSPELSGSDLNLHKQGRVQWHKDVVSAAKQYGLTPILWDMGNESSSGYDNMAYIRRQSSPVGKVLEVDVINAMRGVYGLGNYVNNGVTHVEDFINGGNDAPASSSSVAVSSSSEITQSSSSATIVLPTVLAGAQVKLHRDGNTLYGSADIMLFDMNGNLVRSTNNVSAGQAQMQLNGLRQGNYIAKCKNSALQVKIR; translated from the coding sequence ATGGCTTATTCAAAGTTTTTTGGAATTGCCTGTGGCGTAGCGATGCTAGCAGGTTCTGTTTCTGCGGCTACACTTCCAACAGCAAAAGAAGTTCAAGCCAAGATGGGCTTGGGCTTCAATATCGGCAACTCGATGGAAGTGCCGAACAATCCGACGGCCTGGGGCAATCCGTTCCCGACTCAGGCTTTGTTGGATTCCGTGAAGGCGGCAGGCTTCAATACGGTGCGTATTCCTTGCGCTTGGGATAGCCACACGAGCGGTGGCAAGGTCACCGAAACTTGGCTTGATTCCGTGAAGACGGTTGTCGATTACGCGATGCGCGCGGGCCTCTACACGATTTTGAACATCCACCACGAAGGTGAAGGTGGTTGGTTCCAGAGCAACATCGGCACGAGCGTCAATAGCAACATCGACAACAAGATGAAAACTTACTGGACGCAGATTGCGAACAAGTTTAAGGACTACAACGAACGGTTGCTTTTCGCGGGCGCAAACGAACCCGGCCCGAATGTGAATACGTGGACATCGCAGCATGTGTCTACGCTTATGCACTACTACCAGACGTTCATTGATGCCGTGCGCGCTACGGGTGGCAACAACGAGACTCGCACCTTGATTATCCAAGGCCTCAACACTGACATCGACAAGTCGGTCAAAAGTGCCCCGGTCAGCACTTTCCCGAAGGACAAGGTCGAAGGTCGCTTGATGTTCGAAGTGCACTACTATGATCCGTACCAGTACACGCTTATGACGAGCCAACAGGATTGGGGCGCTAGCGAACCGATTCAGCCGCAGTACTACTATGGCGATTACACCAAGGCTAGCGAACCCAAGCGCAATGCGGGTTATAACGCCTGGGCGGGCTCTGTCGATTCCAAGCTCGGGAGCATCGTGCATCCGCAGGAACAGTTCGCCAAGATGAAGACGAATTACGTGGATAAGGGCTACCCGGTCATTGTCGGTGAATTTGGTGCAAATGTCCGCTCTCCGGAATTGAGCGGTTCCGACCTGAATCTCCACAAGCAGGGCCGCGTGCAATGGCACAAGGATGTCGTTTCGGCGGCGAAGCAGTACGGGCTCACCCCGATTCTTTGGGATATGGGTAACGAAAGCAGTTCCGGCTACGACAACATGGCTTACATCCGTCGTCAATCTTCGCCGGTGGGCAAGGTCCTTGAAGTTGACGTTATCAACGCCATGCGCGGAGTGTATGGCCTCGGCAATTACGTGAACAACGGCGTCACGCACGTTGAAGACTTTATCAATGGCGGCAACGACGCGCCCGCCTCTAGTTCTAGCGTCGCAGTTTCTAGCTCCAGCGAAATTACGCAGTCTAGCAGCTCGGCTACAATTGTTTTGCCGACCGTTCTCGCGGGCGCTCAGGTGAAACTCCACCGCGATGGCAATACGCTTTATGGCTCAGCTGACATTATGCTTTTCGACATGAACGGAAACCTCGTCCGCTCCACGAATAACGTGTCCGCCGGGCAGGCCCAAATGCAACTGAACGGTCTCCGCCAAGGCAACTACATCGCTAAATGCAAAAATAGCGCCTTGCAAGTCAAGATTCGCTAA
- a CDS encoding Rpn family recombination-promoting nuclease/putative transposase has protein sequence MNKTQYAEMLKDISETHKNGGDVSACIAKYNERYKYVYVYNDNIFKILFGNPENESITVDFLNAVLKLDGGDCIERVSFVNPALPEAIGKSITSDVVALDQRQERIVLEVQHVEHDSFNSRLVLYAAKHTIASRVKGDDYKLRNLNLISLQMFDGFPESRNYRHCIRLKNQDNEVFYEKETITLVEIPKFIKRKYEKDSSRLALWLRVFDGLNRECPVDVPKGSQYALLQEKAKLCIFTKDFLVSEAMKMSDHNYELYVEKLNARAEGLAEGRNEGRAEGRAEGRAEGRVEGRAEGRVQGRVEGRNDERTAVALDMLADNEPIEKIVKYSHLPESKILELRDSRATYTSK, from the coding sequence ATGAATAAAACGCAATATGCAGAAATGCTTAAGGATATCAGCGAAACTCACAAGAACGGAGGTGACGTTTCCGCTTGTATCGCGAAGTACAATGAACGCTATAAATACGTGTACGTTTATAACGACAATATTTTTAAGATTCTTTTCGGAAATCCTGAAAACGAGTCGATTACGGTAGATTTTCTCAATGCAGTGCTGAAGCTTGATGGCGGTGATTGCATTGAACGAGTCTCTTTCGTGAACCCTGCTCTCCCGGAAGCGATTGGCAAGAGCATCACCTCTGATGTCGTGGCGCTCGACCAGCGTCAGGAACGCATCGTGCTCGAAGTTCAGCATGTTGAACATGACTCCTTCAATAGCCGATTGGTTCTTTATGCTGCAAAACATACAATTGCAAGTCGTGTTAAAGGAGATGACTACAAGCTCCGCAACCTGAATCTCATCAGCCTTCAGATGTTTGACGGTTTCCCTGAGTCCCGCAATTACAGGCATTGTATTCGGCTCAAGAATCAGGATAATGAAGTTTTTTATGAAAAGGAAACGATAACGCTTGTCGAAATCCCTAAATTCATCAAGCGCAAATATGAAAAGGATTCCAGCAGGCTTGCGCTGTGGCTGCGCGTGTTTGATGGCTTGAACCGCGAATGTCCTGTTGATGTTCCGAAAGGCTCGCAATATGCCCTCTTGCAGGAAAAAGCCAAATTGTGTATTTTTACAAAGGACTTCCTTGTAAGCGAGGCTATGAAAATGAGCGACCACAATTATGAACTCTATGTTGAAAAACTAAATGCCCGGGCCGAGGGGCTTGCAGAAGGCCGCAATGAAGGTCGTGCTGAAGGTCGTGCTGAAGGTCGCGCAGAAGGTCGAGTTGAGGGACGAGCTGAAGGTCGCGTTCAAGGCCGCGTTGAAGGCCGCAACGATGAACGTACGGCTGTTGCTCTTGACATGCTTGCCGATAACGAACCGATTGAAAAAATCGTCAAGTACTCGCACTTGCCTGAAAGTAAAATTTTGGAACTTAGGGATTCCAGGGCGACATACACCAGCAAGTAA
- a CDS encoding TIGR02147 family protein, giving the protein MKSIFEYRDYHLYLQDYYDERKRLGAFSWREFCRNAGFSSPNFLKLVSMGQSKLSKIKACQVAKSMGLVDYEEQYFYQLVAYGNADNNETQRAAFLEMERIALEHQVRVVDKEALQYYESWKYPVIRELAPLMPGATPRDLAEECKEYVSAEEISDVLDFLVKAGFLKKEGNGVYTQTAQTIIGSKEALPIAIRAMHKEMAIMAARAVDRYSANERFFNGVTLSVNQDAYNRIIEEIKACCKKVVAIANENSNFDQVCRINFQFFPLTDKITGKKYVK; this is encoded by the coding sequence ATGAAGTCTATTTTCGAATACCGCGATTATCACCTCTATTTGCAGGATTATTACGACGAACGTAAACGTCTTGGAGCTTTCTCGTGGCGTGAATTTTGTCGGAATGCGGGTTTTTCTTCGCCGAATTTTTTAAAGCTTGTTAGCATGGGTCAAAGCAAGCTCAGTAAAATTAAGGCCTGCCAGGTGGCGAAATCGATGGGACTCGTCGATTACGAAGAACAGTATTTTTACCAGCTTGTTGCCTATGGTAACGCGGATAACAACGAAACTCAAAGAGCCGCGTTTCTCGAAATGGAACGTATTGCCTTGGAGCATCAGGTTCGCGTTGTCGACAAAGAGGCTCTTCAATATTATGAATCTTGGAAGTATCCGGTTATTCGCGAACTCGCTCCGCTCATGCCTGGGGCAACGCCGCGCGACCTTGCCGAAGAATGCAAGGAATACGTATCTGCCGAAGAAATTAGTGATGTTCTGGATTTCCTTGTCAAAGCTGGATTTTTGAAAAAAGAGGGCAATGGCGTTTATACCCAGACCGCCCAGACCATTATTGGTTCCAAGGAGGCGCTCCCTATCGCCATTCGCGCGATGCACAAAGAAATGGCCATTATGGCTGCCCGCGCCGTGGACCGCTATTCAGCAAATGAACGCTTCTTTAATGGTGTTACGCTTAGCGTGAATCAGGATGCGTACAACAGAATTATCGAAGAAATCAAGGCTTGTTGCAAAAAGGTTGTCGCTATTGCCAACGAGAACAGTAACTTTGATCAGGTTTGCCGAATCAACTTTCAATTTTTCCCACTCACGGATAAAATAACGGGGAAGAAATATGTTAAATAA